The Candidatus Methanomethylophilaceae archaeon genome includes a window with the following:
- a CDS encoding site-specific integrase, which translates to MGKYPFGEYASRYMDSVRGVYAEETWKTRERRYRRMERKVIDLKEKKLISTMSPKAMTEEDVRQYILYCKEKQAPSDMVHEVNALRNLLLFADNHAVDVCMNHNPGLRPRNKPQRKSAMSDEIYNSILQKAQSLDPLDFRRTRAYALVLICINAGTRNKEVRLSELDDLDTDSWVLHILHVKGEASYGMPRDVPIPPEIRGVLLNYLLLRKKWVVDNNCDSRALFPSKDAESGFCSGNSLRKYKAIVEDDLGIRFDLRMCRRTFGQRYLDRDLDIESVSVLMGHSSTKTTESFYSRRRLDDAMRKARGSWPDNKAGKDGDPAGKKDC; encoded by the coding sequence ATGGGAAAGTATCCATTCGGAGAGTACGCGTCCCGCTACATGGACTCCGTCCGCGGCGTATACGCCGAGGAGACATGGAAGACCAGGGAGCGCAGGTACAGGAGGATGGAACGCAAGGTAATCGATCTAAAAGAGAAGAAGCTCATTTCGACTATGTCGCCTAAGGCGATGACGGAGGAGGACGTGCGCCAGTACATCCTCTACTGCAAGGAGAAGCAGGCTCCGTCGGACATGGTGCACGAGGTGAACGCGCTCCGCAACCTGCTGCTGTTCGCCGACAACCATGCCGTGGACGTCTGCATGAACCACAACCCCGGCCTCAGGCCGAGGAACAAGCCGCAGAGGAAGTCCGCCATGAGCGACGAAATTTACAATTCGATATTGCAGAAAGCGCAAAGCCTCGATCCCTTGGATTTCCGCCGCACGAGGGCTTATGCCCTCGTTCTGATCTGCATCAACGCGGGGACGAGGAACAAGGAGGTACGCCTTTCTGAGTTGGATGATTTAGACACCGACTCGTGGGTATTGCACATTCTGCACGTCAAGGGGGAGGCCTCCTACGGCATGCCGAGGGACGTCCCCATACCCCCGGAGATACGCGGGGTATTGCTGAACTATCTATTGCTCCGCAAGAAGTGGGTGGTGGACAACAACTGTGACTCGCGCGCGCTTTTCCCGTCGAAGGATGCAGAAAGTGGATTCTGCTCGGGGAACAGCCTGAGGAAGTACAAGGCGATCGTCGAGGACGACCTCGGGATCCGCTTCGACCTCCGCATGTGCCGCAGGACGTTCGGGCAGAGGTACCTCGACAGGGACCTCGACATCGAGTCCGTGAGCGTCCTCATGGGCCACTCGAGCACCAAGACCACCGAGAGCTTCTACAGCCGCAGGAGGCTCGACGACGCAATGCGCAAGGCCCGCGGCTCCTGGCCGGACAACAAGGCCGGGAAGGACGGGGATCCCGCCGGGAAGAAGGATTGCTGA
- a CDS encoding DsbA family oxidoreductase — MKITYWTDFSCPYCYIGDTRLRKAIESIGAEDIIEMEMRSFQLTPQAGPKPRNSMVAGMAKHYGMSLEEAQEKVDRISSEGQAEGLRFRYADVQSCNTFDAHRLSKMAFSHGKEAGERMNEKLFEAFFGDCELIADHSVLKRLAIGCGFDGDEVDDVLSSEKFAKEVMADELEADSYGIYAVPFYIIGRYGVPGALSTEDFADLLKQELEESGELRKAPEGSVCGPDGCSMPKK, encoded by the coding sequence ATGAAAATCACGTACTGGACAGATTTCTCATGCCCGTACTGCTACATCGGCGACACCCGCCTCAGAAAGGCGATAGAATCCATCGGAGCCGAAGATATCATAGAGATGGAAATGAGGTCATTCCAACTCACTCCTCAAGCAGGCCCGAAACCCCGCAATTCGATGGTGGCAGGCATGGCCAAACACTATGGCATGTCCTTGGAAGAGGCGCAGGAGAAAGTCGACAGGATATCCTCGGAAGGCCAGGCGGAAGGCCTGAGGTTCAGATACGCCGACGTCCAAAGCTGCAACACTTTCGATGCGCACCGCCTGTCTAAGATGGCGTTCTCCCATGGGAAAGAAGCCGGGGAAAGAATGAACGAGAAGCTCTTCGAGGCTTTCTTCGGGGACTGCGAGCTCATCGCCGACCATAGTGTCCTGAAACGCCTCGCAATCGGATGCGGTTTCGATGGCGATGAAGTGGATGACGTCCTGTCATCGGAGAAATTCGCCAAGGAAGTCATGGCCGATGAGCTGGAAGCCGATTCCTATGGCATCTATGCCGTCCCGTTCTACATAATCGGCCGCTACGGAGTCCCGGGAGCGCTCTCCACGGAGGATTTCGCGGATCTGCTCAAACAAGAATTGGAAGAGTCTGGAGAACTGAGGAAGGCTCCCGAGGGATCCGTATGCGGCCCGGACGGCTGCTCCATGCCCAAAAAATGA
- a CDS encoding pyridoxamine 5'-phosphate oxidase family protein gives MVGLTPEIIEEMKNQRIFSLATSSKNGMPNVVPVGFLFVGDDNKIWVIDNYFKKTLKNIKENPFVSFYIWYPECKESYQIKGKAEIVSSGPDYEKAVALAHSKKETYPAKNLIKIEVTEVYYVTPGDHAGDLCE, from the coding sequence ATGGTCGGCCTTACGCCTGAGATCATAGAGGAAATGAAAAACCAGAGGATCTTTTCCCTGGCCACATCAAGCAAAAATGGGATGCCGAACGTCGTACCGGTCGGATTTCTCTTCGTCGGAGACGACAATAAAATTTGGGTCATCGACAACTACTTCAAGAAAACCCTGAAGAACATCAAGGAGAACCCGTTCGTCTCGTTCTACATATGGTACCCGGAATGCAAGGAGTCCTACCAGATCAAAGGGAAAGCCGAGATCGTAAGCTCCGGACCTGACTACGAGAAGGCCGTGGCATTGGCGCACTCCAAGAAGGAGACCTATCCCGCCAAGAATCTCATCAAAATCGAGGTCACCGAAGTCTATTACGTCACCCCGGGGGACCACGCCGGAGACCTTTGCGAATGA
- a CDS encoding adenylosuccinate lyase, with the protein MSNVCPLDYRYGRADMKAVFSEESRIQYQMNVEAALARAHAAIGTISQEDADEIGRVASLDIVSVDRIKEIEKDTRHDLMAMVKAMTEKCSGNAGKYVHLGATSNDIVDTATALQLKAAVEIVQEDVDKLIYTLASLAKRERDTIEIGRTHAQFAIPITFGFKIAGYVAEMLRHRERLIQAKPRICAGKMAGAVGTGAALGKNFFRIQKMVMEDLGLEYEPAATQVVGRDRYTEAICIMANIATSLERYGTEIRNLQRSEIGEASEYFDVKKQVGSSTMAQKRNPMNSENVCGLARVVRSFVTPTFESQVLWHERDLSNSSTERFTLPHVFILVDEILKKMDWIFQGLEIHKDKMLQNIESSKGLVMAEPLMMKLTEKGIGRQDAHEIVRESSMVAEDTGRHLRDVLSEREDLKGVLTREEIVQTMDAANYVGGAREIVDNMVAEAEKALGRKVE; encoded by the coding sequence ATGAGCAATGTCTGTCCCCTTGACTATAGATACGGTCGCGCCGATATGAAAGCGGTCTTCAGCGAGGAGAGCCGTATCCAGTATCAGATGAACGTGGAAGCGGCTTTGGCCAGGGCTCATGCCGCCATCGGCACGATATCCCAGGAGGATGCGGACGAGATCGGGCGCGTGGCATCCCTGGATATCGTCAGCGTCGACAGGATCAAGGAGATCGAGAAGGACACCAGGCACGATCTTATGGCTATGGTAAAGGCAATGACCGAGAAATGCTCCGGGAATGCCGGCAAATACGTGCATCTCGGCGCCACCTCCAACGATATCGTCGATACGGCCACTGCTTTGCAGCTCAAGGCGGCGGTGGAGATCGTGCAGGAGGACGTCGACAAGCTCATCTATACTCTCGCCTCCCTCGCGAAACGGGAAAGGGACACCATCGAGATAGGGAGGACCCACGCCCAGTTCGCCATCCCCATAACTTTCGGATTCAAGATCGCGGGCTATGTCGCCGAGATGCTCAGGCACAGGGAGAGGTTAATCCAGGCGAAGCCCAGGATATGCGCCGGAAAGATGGCCGGTGCCGTCGGAACCGGAGCCGCCCTCGGAAAAAATTTCTTCAGGATACAGAAGATGGTCATGGAGGACCTAGGCCTTGAATACGAGCCTGCCGCCACGCAGGTGGTAGGGCGCGACAGATACACCGAAGCCATCTGCATCATGGCAAACATAGCGACTTCTTTAGAGAGATACGGGACTGAGATCAGGAATCTCCAGAGGTCGGAGATCGGCGAGGCTTCCGAATATTTCGACGTGAAGAAGCAGGTGGGAAGCTCCACCATGGCGCAGAAGAGGAATCCGATGAATTCAGAGAACGTCTGCGGTTTGGCGAGGGTTGTCAGGAGCTTCGTCACCCCCACGTTCGAGAGCCAGGTGCTCTGGCATGAGAGGGACCTTTCCAACTCCTCCACCGAGAGGTTCACGCTGCCCCACGTCTTCATACTCGTCGATGAGATCCTGAAGAAGATGGATTGGATCTTCCAGGGGCTCGAGATCCACAAGGACAAGATGCTTCAGAACATCGAATCCTCCAAAGGGCTTGTGATGGCTGAGCCGCTGATGATGAAGCTCACCGAGAAGGGCATCGGAAGGCAGGACGCCCACGAGATCGTCCGTGAATCGTCGATGGTCGCCGAGGATACCGGGAGGCATCTCAGAGACGTGCTTTCCGAGAGGGAAGACCTGAAAGGTGTGCTCACCAGGGAAGAGATCGTCCAGACGATGGACGCGGCCAATTACGTCGGCGGCGCAAGGGAAATCGTCGACAACATGGTGGCCGAGGCTGAGAAAGCCTTGGGAAGGAAGGTAGAGTGA
- a CDS encoding phosphoserine phosphatase: MINEDAEKHRKLRDELNNQTKEWKAKRDALNGQVRELVDEAGKCREERDSLNQKVKETKELRDEWNQKVTALKEQLAPYRNTERNDEKNEVPVKQLKKQLQDLEYTQQTKALGKDKENEIIKQISVLAKEIADREKTYEQNDEVKALVGQLREAKAQAESYHRQVSEYAEQAQAAHDKMIGYYEQADKLRKEADSAQAKFVECKQAADEEHKKHIEQIKSVHQMDRDASEYKGKKNSGARSGKKRTETDNKKEAKEIFERFKAGDKLSTEDLMALQKSGYL; this comes from the coding sequence ATCATCAATGAGGATGCGGAAAAGCACAGGAAACTCAGGGATGAGCTCAACAACCAGACCAAAGAGTGGAAAGCCAAGAGGGATGCGCTCAATGGGCAGGTCAGGGAGCTTGTGGACGAAGCTGGAAAGTGCAGAGAGGAGCGCGACTCCCTCAACCAGAAGGTCAAGGAGACCAAAGAGCTCAGAGACGAGTGGAACCAGAAGGTTACCGCTCTCAAGGAGCAGCTCGCTCCTTACAGGAACACCGAGAGAAACGACGAGAAGAATGAGGTTCCCGTCAAGCAGCTGAAAAAACAGCTCCAAGATCTTGAGTACACCCAGCAGACCAAAGCGCTCGGGAAAGACAAGGAGAACGAAATCATCAAGCAGATCTCCGTCCTCGCCAAGGAAATCGCCGACAGGGAGAAGACCTACGAGCAGAACGATGAGGTCAAAGCGCTCGTCGGACAGCTCAGAGAGGCCAAAGCCCAGGCCGAGAGCTACCACCGCCAGGTTTCCGAATACGCTGAGCAGGCTCAGGCCGCCCACGACAAGATGATCGGGTACTACGAGCAGGCCGACAAACTCAGGAAGGAAGCCGACTCCGCCCAGGCGAAATTCGTGGAGTGCAAGCAGGCAGCCGACGAGGAGCACAAGAAGCACATCGAGCAGATCAAATCCGTCCACCAGATGGACCGCGACGCTTCCGAATACAAAGGGAAGAAGAACAGCGGAGCTCGCAGCGGAAAGAAGAGGACCGAGACCGACAACAAGAAAGAGGCCAAGGAAATCTTCGAGCGCTTCAAGGCGGGAGACAAGCTCTCCACCGAAGACCTCATGGCTCTCCAGAAGTCTGGGTACCTCTGA
- the ffh gene encoding signal recognition particle protein, producing the protein MGLEGLGKSLRNVFGRIGNASSVDDDLINDICKDIQRALLEADVNVRLVLDLTNRVKQRATEEPPPAGKSLKDHLTQIIYQELVRLVDNGEGIKLKPQTIMMVGLYGQGKTTTTGKLALYFSKKGFSVGLIGADVYRPAALDQLKQLGEKVGVEVYGEPGESDAAGIASRGLQKFKDKKIVIIDTSGRHALEEDLIEEVKRIAEVAKPDERILVLDSQVGQQAGPQAEAFHNAVGVTGVILTKMDGTAKGGGAISAISKTNARIVFLGTGEHIRDLEPFNANKFISRLLGMGDLESLIQLANEEIDDADSMQKVTEAMMSGKFTLNDMYYQMSQVKKMGPLQKVMSLLPGFSGIEDKIDYEASQKKLQIFRTIMDSMTNEEREDPSLIKSKRIERIANGAGVSPHDVKELLAQYNMTKKSMSQFGKDRKARKNMMKQLNGVNLEALKNMQQ; encoded by the coding sequence ATGGGTTTGGAAGGATTGGGAAAATCCCTGAGGAACGTCTTCGGACGCATAGGAAACGCGAGCTCCGTAGACGACGATCTCATCAACGACATATGCAAGGATATCCAGCGCGCCCTTTTGGAAGCTGATGTGAACGTGAGGCTGGTCCTCGACCTTACGAACAGGGTCAAGCAGCGCGCGACGGAAGAGCCCCCTCCAGCCGGCAAGAGCCTCAAGGACCACCTTACCCAGATCATCTACCAGGAGTTGGTCCGCCTCGTGGATAACGGCGAAGGGATCAAGCTCAAACCCCAGACCATAATGATGGTCGGTCTGTACGGCCAAGGAAAGACCACCACCACTGGAAAGCTGGCGCTGTACTTCTCGAAGAAGGGCTTCTCCGTCGGTCTCATCGGAGCCGACGTTTACAGGCCGGCCGCGCTTGACCAGCTGAAGCAGCTCGGCGAGAAGGTGGGCGTCGAAGTATATGGCGAACCCGGGGAATCCGACGCGGCCGGAATAGCCAGCAGAGGCCTCCAGAAATTCAAGGACAAAAAAATCGTCATAATAGACACATCCGGACGCCATGCCTTGGAAGAGGACCTCATTGAGGAAGTCAAGAGGATAGCCGAGGTCGCCAAGCCCGACGAGAGGATACTCGTCCTGGATTCCCAGGTGGGACAGCAGGCAGGGCCCCAGGCGGAAGCTTTCCACAACGCGGTCGGAGTCACCGGCGTTATCCTCACCAAGATGGACGGTACCGCGAAGGGAGGAGGAGCCATCTCCGCCATCTCCAAGACCAACGCGAGGATCGTCTTCCTGGGTACCGGAGAGCATATCCGCGATCTGGAGCCTTTCAACGCGAACAAATTCATATCCAGGCTTCTGGGCATGGGAGACTTGGAATCTCTCATTCAGCTGGCCAACGAAGAGATCGACGACGCCGACTCGATGCAGAAGGTCACCGAAGCGATGATGAGCGGGAAATTCACGCTGAACGACATGTACTATCAGATGTCCCAAGTCAAAAAGATGGGGCCGCTCCAGAAGGTCATGAGCCTGCTTCCGGGATTCAGCGGGATAGAGGATAAGATCGATTACGAGGCGTCCCAGAAGAAGCTGCAGATCTTCCGCACGATCATGGACTCCATGACCAACGAAGAGAGGGAGGATCCGTCTCTTATCAAGTCCAAGCGCATCGAAAGGATCGCCAACGGCGCGGGGGTTTCTCCGCATGACGTCAAAGAGCTCCTCGCCCAGTACAACATGACGAAGAAGAGCATGTCCCAATTCGGGAAGGACCGCAAGGCCCGCAAGAATATGATGAAGCAGCTGAACGGTGTGAACCTGGAAGCCCTGAAGAACATGCAGCAGTGA
- the trmY gene encoding tRNA (pseudouridine(54)-N(1))-methyltransferase TrmY — protein sequence MRYFVITGHKAATSGDFKLDDIAGGAGRLDILVRCVNSAFFLSHNLRKDVEAYLVCEGGKDAPKTVIFRGSELKYLNPDERSTSSLIRNALMKPLKDGETKSSPGVYVSRMSFDDVLERLSEKGQFVYLKEDGADCREFEFPENPIFVLGDNSDLTEEEESSLLSRGPGKISIGPLSLHADHCMIVVNNELDRREAQT from the coding sequence ATGAGATATTTCGTCATCACCGGCCACAAAGCTGCCACCAGCGGGGATTTCAAGCTCGATGACATCGCCGGCGGAGCGGGCAGGCTGGACATCCTTGTGAGATGCGTCAACTCTGCGTTCTTCCTCAGCCACAACCTCCGCAAGGATGTCGAGGCCTATCTGGTATGCGAGGGCGGCAAAGATGCGCCCAAGACGGTCATATTCAGAGGGAGCGAACTGAAATACCTCAATCCGGACGAGAGAAGCACATCGTCGCTGATCCGCAACGCGCTCATGAAACCCCTGAAAGATGGGGAGACCAAATCCTCGCCCGGAGTCTACGTCTCAAGGATGTCTTTCGACGACGTCCTGGAAAGGCTTTCTGAAAAGGGGCAGTTCGTCTATCTCAAAGAGGACGGCGCGGACTGCAGGGAGTTCGAGTTCCCGGAGAACCCGATATTCGTGCTCGGGGACAACAGCGATCTCACCGAGGAGGAAGAATCCTCGCTTCTCAGCCGCGGACCCGGGAAGATCAGCATCGGGCCGCTGAGCCTGCATGCCGACCATTGCATGATCGTGGTCAACAACGAGCTGGACCGCAGGGAGGCACAGACATGA
- a CDS encoding DUF2116 family Zn-ribbon domain-containing protein: MNDMIPQHKHCVNCGKAFSGGGMYCSDACKESSGKEVKGKLWKLGGIWLAIVIATIALVLLVRR, from the coding sequence ATGAACGATATGATACCTCAGCACAAGCACTGCGTGAATTGCGGCAAAGCGTTCTCCGGAGGCGGAATGTACTGCAGCGATGCCTGCAAAGAATCCTCCGGCAAGGAAGTCAAAGGAAAGCTGTGGAAGCTGGGCGGCATCTGGCTGGCGATAGTCATCGCTACCATAGCCTTGGTTCTGCTCGTGAGGCGATGA
- the yjjX gene encoding inosine/xanthosine triphosphatase produces MTTAAVAGTFDVLHDGHRALIRRAFEIADHVEIGITSDLMASSKNHAHVPISIRRKELEDFVGLLGEAHIFEIEDAYGPDEIMDNVDILVVSEETLGNGNRINERRKARGLKPLELSVVPLVMSDSGEKISSSSILRGEYGRSGKSGAIDIAVGSANMVKVSAVRSVMERIYGDVRITAINADSGVPPQPFGEQTHQGSVNRAKAALGNHDMAVGIEAGVFEMLDGLYDIQHCTVIDSRGKMTCGQGPGFRYPDAVADLVRSGMTVGDSMRRIYGETDIGKKQGAIGLLSKGLLDRKTLTEQAVIAAMVPRLWDERRCSAERESDAARNTSPTNRK; encoded by the coding sequence ATGACGACCGCAGCAGTGGCGGGGACATTCGACGTCCTCCATGACGGCCACAGAGCGCTGATCAGACGCGCCTTCGAAATCGCGGACCATGTTGAGATCGGGATTACCTCGGATCTCATGGCATCCTCGAAGAACCACGCCCACGTACCGATCAGCATCCGCAGGAAAGAGCTGGAGGATTTCGTCGGCCTCTTGGGGGAGGCCCATATTTTCGAGATCGAAGACGCCTACGGCCCGGACGAGATCATGGACAACGTAGACATCCTGGTGGTCTCGGAAGAGACTCTCGGCAACGGGAACAGAATCAACGAAAGGAGGAAAGCCAGAGGGCTGAAGCCCCTTGAGCTGTCCGTTGTGCCTCTGGTGATGTCTGACTCCGGAGAGAAGATATCCTCCTCATCAATTCTCAGAGGGGAATACGGACGCTCCGGTAAATCCGGGGCGATAGACATCGCGGTGGGATCTGCGAACATGGTCAAAGTGTCCGCGGTCAGATCCGTGATGGAGCGCATCTACGGGGACGTCAGAATCACAGCGATAAATGCGGACAGCGGCGTGCCCCCTCAGCCTTTCGGAGAGCAGACGCACCAGGGCTCGGTCAACAGAGCCAAGGCGGCGCTCGGGAACCACGACATGGCCGTAGGGATAGAGGCCGGCGTATTCGAGATGCTGGATGGCCTCTACGACATACAGCATTGCACCGTCATAGACAGCCGGGGAAAGATGACCTGCGGTCAGGGGCCTGGTTTCCGCTATCCGGATGCCGTTGCTGATTTAGTGCGCTCAGGGATGACCGTAGGGGACTCCATGCGCCGGATCTACGGCGAGACCGACATCGGGAAGAAACAGGGAGCGATAGGTCTCCTGAGCAAAGGGCTTCTGGACCGCAAAACTCTTACGGAGCAAGCCGTCATCGCGGCCATGGTTCCGCGCCTATGGGATGAGCGAAGATGTTCAGCAGAGAGAGAATCGGACGCAGCGAGGAATACCTCACCGACGAATCGAAAATGA
- a CDS encoding FAD-binding oxidoreductase codes for MFSRERIGRSEEYLTDESKMTGHANNVLLPMTEQELREILRVYNSKGTQVTVAAMRTGVCGGSVPQGGDVLSLERMSGVIGIGKDGRGYYLRAQPCTTLEEIDSILSRKDFSGLADLTEGACESLRKEPVTYFYPVDPTEMGGSIGGNIATNASGPRTYRYGPTRDWVRRIRVAMADSAVADITRGECRAEGRRMSFAAGRNYYSFDLPGYDFNGTVKNAAGPRIGENMDLIDLFIGSEGIFGVISEVDVYLAPRHPLISTVLFFPDDVSALEAVKDIRSDDILDPEFLEFMDGKSLELIRSMKKRDPLSIRVPDLPEHAGSALFFDIEEGKSDASFARLGEIAERHGASLDVSWCGHEPSDMERMRELRHSIPKTIFEYVASLKGEMPKIHKLGSDMAVPDEAADLMMSFYKERLDSAGLEYCMFGHVGNNHPHVEVILKSMEEFGKAKAIYKEFAAKAVELGGSPSAEHGIGKIKTGYMELLYGKKGVEELRKVKRILDPNGILCPGNMIG; via the coding sequence ATGTTCAGCAGAGAGAGAATCGGACGCAGCGAGGAATACCTCACCGACGAATCGAAAATGACCGGGCACGCGAATAACGTCCTGCTCCCGATGACCGAGCAGGAGCTCAGGGAGATACTGAGGGTATACAACTCCAAAGGGACCCAGGTCACCGTCGCCGCCATGAGGACTGGCGTGTGCGGCGGGAGCGTCCCGCAGGGAGGGGATGTCCTTTCTTTGGAGCGCATGTCCGGCGTTATAGGCATCGGGAAAGACGGCAGGGGATACTACCTCCGCGCTCAGCCCTGCACCACGTTGGAGGAGATAGATTCCATCCTCTCCCGCAAGGATTTCTCCGGCCTGGCAGACTTAACCGAAGGAGCATGCGAATCCCTCAGAAAGGAACCGGTAACATACTTCTATCCCGTCGATCCGACCGAGATGGGGGGATCGATAGGCGGCAACATTGCGACCAACGCATCCGGCCCCAGAACCTACCGCTACGGCCCCACCCGCGACTGGGTCAGAAGGATCAGAGTGGCAATGGCAGACAGCGCCGTAGCAGACATAACCCGCGGAGAATGCCGTGCGGAAGGCAGGAGGATGAGCTTCGCCGCCGGCCGCAACTATTATTCCTTCGATCTTCCCGGATATGATTTCAACGGCACGGTCAAAAACGCGGCCGGACCCAGGATCGGCGAGAACATGGATCTCATAGACCTTTTCATAGGCTCCGAAGGAATCTTCGGCGTGATATCCGAGGTCGACGTATATCTCGCCCCCAGGCATCCGCTCATATCCACGGTGCTTTTCTTCCCTGACGATGTATCCGCGCTGGAAGCCGTGAAAGACATCCGTTCCGACGACATACTGGATCCGGAGTTCTTGGAATTCATGGACGGAAAATCTTTGGAACTGATCAGATCGATGAAAAAACGCGATCCGCTTTCCATCCGCGTCCCGGATCTGCCGGAACACGCCGGGTCCGCCCTCTTCTTCGACATAGAGGAAGGGAAATCGGACGCTTCGTTCGCTAGGCTCGGAGAGATCGCAGAGAGGCACGGTGCATCCCTTGACGTCTCATGGTGCGGCCACGAGCCTTCGGACATGGAAAGGATGAGGGAGCTCAGGCATTCGATACCCAAGACGATATTCGAATACGTCGCATCCCTGAAAGGCGAGATGCCGAAGATCCACAAGCTGGGAAGCGATATGGCGGTGCCGGACGAAGCGGCAGACCTGATGATGTCCTTCTACAAGGAGAGGCTAGATTCCGCCGGCTTGGAGTATTGCATGTTCGGCCATGTCGGGAACAACCACCCCCATGTGGAGGTCATCCTGAAATCCATGGAAGAGTTCGGCAAGGCCAAGGCGATCTACAAGGAATTCGCGGCCAAGGCTGTGGAGCTGGGCGGATCTCCCAGCGCGGAGCATGGCATCGGGAAGATCAAGACCGGATACATGGAGCTTCTTTACGGGAAAAAGGGCGTGGAAGAGCTCCGCAAAGTCAAAAGGATACTGGACCCGAACGGAATTCTCTGCCCCGGGAACATGATAGGGTGA
- a CDS encoding electron transfer flavoprotein subunit beta/FixA family protein encodes MRYAVAIKQVPDTSEVTVNEEGNLVRTGVPSILDPYCEYALRKIAAMKKEGDEITVFTMGPPQASEALRRCLCLGADKAFLLSDPGFAGADVWATSRTLAAFIQKYACDSDLFVFGARSADGETGQVPFETAQLLSAQQFAYVADLTLEGDSFVCTQNYGGSLRECRVPKGSVVSFGGVDPCGTLMSISDRISGQRKTIETLGRVDLGLGLYSVGLKGSRTKIVSTDSSVIRRKNRKAVISSPERAAELIMGEMGVKR; translated from the coding sequence ATGAGATACGCGGTAGCGATCAAGCAAGTCCCCGACACATCCGAAGTGACGGTGAATGAGGAAGGCAATCTGGTAAGAACTGGGGTGCCTTCGATATTGGACCCGTATTGCGAATACGCCCTCAGGAAAATAGCAGCGATGAAGAAGGAAGGCGACGAGATAACAGTGTTCACGATGGGTCCGCCGCAAGCCTCGGAAGCTCTCAGGCGCTGCCTATGCCTGGGAGCCGATAAAGCGTTCCTGCTTTCCGACCCGGGTTTCGCCGGGGCCGACGTGTGGGCCACATCCAGGACTCTGGCTGCGTTCATACAGAAATACGCCTGCGATTCGGATCTGTTCGTATTCGGCGCCCGCTCAGCGGACGGAGAGACCGGCCAGGTCCCGTTCGAAACCGCGCAGCTTCTGTCTGCCCAGCAATTCGCATATGTGGCTGACCTGACCTTGGAAGGGGATTCTTTCGTCTGCACCCAGAATTATGGCGGCTCCCTGAGGGAATGCCGCGTGCCGAAGGGATCCGTCGTCTCTTTCGGCGGGGTTGACCCGTGCGGGACTCTGATGTCCATTTCCGACCGCATATCCGGCCAAAGAAAAACAATCGAAACTTTGGGGCGCGTGGATCTGGGTCTTGGACTCTATTCCGTCGGCCTGAAAGGTTCCAGAACCAAAATAGTCAGCACCGATTCGTCAGTCATCCGCAGAAAGAACAGGAAAGCCGTGATCAGCAGCCCAGAAAGGGCGGCAGAACTCATTATGGGTGAGATGGGGGTGAAAAGATGA